The nucleotide sequence ATTTTCTTGCTTTCGGGGTGCTCCTCTTCGTCTTCAGGGCGGGTCCGGAGCTGTTTCGCACGGGGTGGTTTGTGCTCTCACTCCTGACTGAACTCGTCATCCTCTTCGTGGCTCGAACCCACGGACCGTTTTGGACGAGCCGCCCCTCTCTCGGACTCGTCGGCGCTTCGCTCGGGATCGCAATCGTGGGCGTCGTCCTCCCGGTGCTCGCGGTGGGACGTTATTTCGATTTCGTGCCCCTGCCGACGCCCTTGCTGGCCTCCCTCCTCCTCCTCGTGTTGGGATACGCAGTGGCGACCGAAGCCGCGAAGCGCTGGTTCTATCGAAAGCCTACCGCGTGAAGGTCCAGAAATGGGCGGGGCGGTGGAGCCGGTGGCGGCTGCAGGTGATTCCGATCCTGAACCTTTCCCTGTTCGGGCTCGCGATCTGGATGGTGGATCGTGTGGTGGGAGAATATCCCTATGCCCGGATCCTGGGAGCGCTCCGGGAGATTCCCATCGGTGCGATGGCCTTGTCCCTTCTCCTGACCTTGGCGGGATACCTCGCGCTGGTCGGGTACGACCGCGTGGCCCTCCTGCGCACCAGCCATGATATTCCGCTCCGCCGCACGGCAATTCCCTCTTTCGTGAGCATCGCGGTCAGCAACTCCGCCCCCGCCTCGGTGGTCACCGCGGGCGGATTGAGATACCGACTGTTTCGCCCCCTCGGAGTGACCGGGGCAGAGGCGGCGGGAATGGCGGTATTCAACATGGTGACCTGGCTTACCGGGATCAGTACGTTGGCCGGCCTGGTCCTGCTGATTCGGAACCGCTGGCCGAGCACCCTTGCGGGAGCCGCGATTCTCCTCGCCCCCACGACGTATTTCTTGATGACCCATCTGGCTCGGGGGCCGATTCGCATGCTCCGCTGGACCATTCCGCTGCCGTCCGGAGCGGTCGTGCGACGGCAGTTTGCGGTCTCGCTCACGGACTGGCTCCTCTCTTCGGCGGCGCTTTACGTGTTGATTCGGGGCGTGGCCCCGGTCTCCTACCTTGGACTTCTTTCGGCCTTTTTTCTCGCGCAGACCGTCACCCTAAGCGTTCCGGTACCGGGTGGAATCGGTGTGTTCGAGGCGGTGGTTCTCCTGGCGATTCCCGAGGGCGAGACCGCCCCACCCGTGCTGGCCGCCCTCTTCGCCTACCGGGTGATCTACTATCTCATTCCATTGGTCATGGCGGGCGCCCTCTTGGCGGCTCGGGGAATCCTGGAATCACGCACGAGCGACCTTCCCCGGGGAGATCTCTTGGCACGCGCTTCGACGGTGGCCCATACCATTGTGGCGGGGGTCACCTTGGTGGCCGGGATGGTCCTCCTAACCGGAGGCGCGATCCCCGTCGACGAGGTGCGCCTCGCGTGGATATCGGGCCTTCTGCCTCTTTCCGTGCTCGAGTTATCGCATTTCCTGGGTAGCGTCGCAGGTGCGGGTTTGCTCATCCTGGCCTGGGGGCTCCAGCGCAGAATCCACCGCGCGTATATAATGGTTCGCTCCCTCTTCGGAGCGGGAATCGTCCTCGCGCTCTTGCGGTCGTTCGACCTCTTCACCGCAACCCTTTTGTGCTTGGCCTTGCTGGTGCTATTGGCCGCAGGAAAAGCGTTTCCCCGTGAAGCTTCTCTCCTCCGGGAGCCCATGGATGCGGGTTGGGCCTTCGCTCTGGGAGCGGTCATTTTCTTGAATTTCTTCGTGGGGCTACAACTCCAGGAGCGACTTGGCTTTTCGGGGGAAACGTGGTGGCACTTCGCGCTGCTGAGTCACGGACCCAGGGCGGCCCGCGCGGGCGTCGGCGCGGGCGTCGTCCTCCTCCTGTTCGTGCTTGCGAGAGTTCTCGCGCAGGCGGTGCAGGATGCACCTTCGCACGCCGGCCAGTCCGACCCGGGCATGCCGCTATGACATTCGCTGGGCGAACTCGGCAAGATCTTGGAGAAGGAGACGGTAGAGCAGGTGGCTCGCCATGGCGAGCCCGGCGACGAGATTCGCCGTGACCACGGACCACCAGGGATGAATCGACGACACGGGATGCGCGAGGATGAGAAGTAGGCCCTCGCTCACGACCAAAGCGGGAATCGCTCCCACGAAGGCGAGGGCCCAGAGGCGCAGTCGGGCGCGGGCATGGACCGCCCACGCCATGAGCGACCCGATGCCCAGCATAACGACGAGATGAAAGGCGTAATATGCGAGCGGGGCGCCCAGTGGAAAGGCTTGCGAGATGCGGGAACCGACGAGGTCGTCGCCCAGAACGGTCGCCGTAAAGAAGACGGAGCGATCCAGAGTCAGGTTAATGAGCATGTACACGAGCGAACTGCTGATGAACCCGATCAGCCCCGCCCCCCCGCTGTCTCGCAGAATCCCTCCGCTCGGAACCGGAATCCCCTGGGAGTCCACGAAGGACGGGAAACCCATACCTCGCAGCTCTCTTCCGCCCCCACTCGATTCTGACATCGTTGTCCTTAATCCGCGCCGCCACAGTCCGAACTTCGACCCTAACCCGTGCTCTGCATGGCCGCTGCGATTCCATTGATGCTGAGGAAGAGCGCCCGGCCAAGCGACTCCTCGAGGTCAGGATCGTCGTTCCGCGAGCGCCATCTCTCGAGAAGCTCGACCTGAATGAGGTTCAGCACGTCCGTATAGGGGTTTCGAAGCTGGATCGACCGCCGGATTACCGGATCCGAATCGAGCAGTGCGCTGCGACCGGTGATTCGGAGAATGGCGGCTCGACTTCGGTCGAAATCCGCCATGATGCGAAGGTGAAAGCTCGAGGCCGCCGTCTGTCGCACCTCCCTCTTCGCCGTTCCAATCCGCCCGCGTGTGCCCGGAAGCTCGGCCTGCGGGCGCGCGGGCGCGCGCGCGAGTCGGTCGTACTTCTCCGCCACGGACAGCCGGGATCGCACCATCTCGAGCTCCGTATTGTCCAGAACGGCTCGGAGGTAAGGCCACTCCTCGTACAGCCGCCGCAACTCGTCGACCGCCGTGGGATCCTCCTCGAGCAACCCACTGAGGGCCGCACCCGTGCCATACCACCCTGGAACGCCGTAGCGGACCTGCGTCCAGGCGAAGACCCAGGGAATGGCGCGCAGACCCTCGAACGCGACGCGCGAGGACGTCCCTCGCGAAACGGGCCGGGAGGCGATCGGGAGGAGGCTGATGTGCTCAATGGGCGTCACGCTGGTGTACCAGTCCCAGAAATCCGGATCCTCGATCAGCTCCCGGTATGCCTTCATTGAGCGCCGCGCGATTTCCCCAAGAAGGCGCGGACCGCTCTCGGAGGGTTCCGCCGTGACTCGTCCAGGCGCAATCGTTCGGACCATCGCGCTGACGATCTGCTCGGTGTGGCGGTGAGCGATGTCGGGAAGTGAGTACCGAAAGGAGATGACCTCGCCCTGCTCGGTGAATCGTATCCGCCCGTTATGCACGGATGGAGGCATGGCGAAAATCGCGCGGTTCGCCCTCCCACCTCCCCGACCCACGGTTCCGCCGCGTCCGTGGAAGAGCCGGAGGTTTACGCCGTGTTTCCCGCTTACGCGTCCGAGGGCGTCCTGTGCGCGGTGAAGGGCATCGTTCGCCATCCAGTATCCGCCGTCCTTGTTGCTGTCCGAATACCCGAGCATCACTTCCTGGAGTCCGTTGCGGGCCCGGAGCTGTTCTCGGAAGAGGGGGCTCGTGAAGAGTTCCTCCATGCGTTCTGGTGCGGACTCCAGGTCCTGGATCGTCTCGAACAGAGGAACGAAATCGAGCTTCGAGCGCACCCGGCCGTCCTCGAAAGACCAGAGCCCAGCTTCCCTCGCGAGAAGCATCGGTTCGAGAAGATCACTCACGGCGTGAGTCATGCTGACGATCCACCCACCGACGGATTCCGGCTCGCCGAGGGCCGCGTCTCGGACGACCTCCAGTGTTGCTATCAAATCCGACGCCTCCTCGCACGGTCTTGCCTGCGGGCCCAGGAGGCGCCCGGGCGTCCCCAGCAGTCGCTCCAGGACCGCGACTCGGGCATCTTCCTCCAGCCGGGAGTAGTCCGATTCAATCCCGCACTGCGCGAGAAGTGCCGTTACCGCACGCTCGTGGGCATCGCTGTGCTGCCGCACGTCCAGGGCGGCGAGGTGGAATCCGAACGCACGGGCGAGGATCAGGACCCGCGCGATTCGCCCGTTGTGGGCCACGGCCTCGAACCCCACCGACACGAGTGCCGCGCGCGTGAGCTCCAGATCCGCCACGAAGTCGCGTGCGGCGTACCGCGAGACCTCGGTGGCCGGCGGCGAACCATCCATCTCCTCGATAAGGATCCGGAGCCGCGCCAGGACGTGAAGCGCCTTTCGACGGAACGGCTCGCTCCGGTATCGCCGACCCAGGTGAGCCGGGAGAGGCACAGTCTCTTCATCCCGGGCCAAGGATTCGGCGAACTGGCCCGGGACTCTGACCTGGTCCGCGGAAAGGCTGAGCTCCTCGGCCAGGGCCTCGATCTCTAGGACGTGCCTTTCCAGCGCAGCCCGCCGGTGCGCGGCCAGGGTCCATCGGGTCACCTCAGCGGTCACCAACGGGTTGCCGTCCCGGTCTCCACCCATCCACGACCGATAACGCAGCAGTGCCGGCAAGTCGGGGAGGAAAGCCTGCCCGTAGTGGCGCCCGACGGCGCGCCGGAGATCGGCGTGGATTCGCGGGACGGTGTCCCAGATCACGCCGGTGAGGAAATGCAGCCCTTGTAAGACTTCATCTCGGACTTCGGGCTTCTCGGCCCGGATCTCGTCCGTGGCCAGCAGGATCAGGATTTCGTTGTAGATGTCGTCTTTGAGGGCCCCTACCTCATCGGGGGTGACGTCCGCGTGACGGAGGCGTCCGAGGAGCTCCGCGATGCGCCGCTGTTTGTCGAGGATCGTTCGGCGCCGGACCTCCGTGGGGTGCGCGGTGAGCGTGGGTTGAATGTCCAATCGTTCGAGGAGGTGGACCAACTCTTCGAACGGCACCCCCCCAACGGCCAGGTCTCGAACCACCTCGGCGATGGATTCAGGACGCGCCGCCTCGCCCCCGGCGGCGCGGGAACGCGACCGATTGATCCGAATGATCTCCTGCTTTTCGACTTGATTGACGAGGTGAAAGAACGACGTGAAAGCCCGAAGAAGTCGCACGAGATCCGCCAACTCGAGAGAAGCGAGGCGCATCGCCGCACGTTCCGGCGGATGCGCCGGGCTTCCCCGCGCAGGAGAATCCTGAATCTCCCTCCCGACGCTGTCCGCGGCCTCGCCATCCCTGCAAAGGAGCCGGAGCTCTTCGACGAGCCCCAAGATCCGGTCCCCGAAACGTTCCCGGATCGCCGTGCCAAGCAGGTCGCCGACGAGATGGATGTTCTGGCTCAGCGGCGAAGACTCTGCCGTTCCGTCGATCAAGATGGCCCTCCGGACCGGAGTCCCCCGGTCTCCTCAGGAGGTCATGGCCTCCCCGGCTTCGATCCTCAGCGAGTCGGCGAGGGGCGGGCCCGACCACTCTCCTACGATACCGCGATCGTCCTTACGAAGAGCTCGTTGTTTTCCCAGCGGGTCCGCTTGAGCTCGAGATTTTCGGGCTGCGTGCGGCCGAGGGTGTCCGTGGCCCGCGAGACGACGGTGTGCTCCCCGTTCGCGATGCCGGTCGTCCGCGCGGTGAAGAAGGTCCAGGTGAAAGGATCGCCGGGGCGGTCCAGCTCGGCGGAGATCCAGCTTCCGTCGTCCACGCGAACCTCGACGCTCCGGAGCGGCGTCCCATCACCGTAAGCGACTCCGAAGATCGTGAACTGGTCGCCGGCGCGGGTGACGCGCGCGATCGCGGACTTGACTCGCTGGCGGGTCACCGACGTCTCGACCCACTCCGTTTGTCCGTCCACTTCGCGCCCCATCAGCGTCACGTAGTCCCTGGCCATGAAGCGGGTCATCAGGCGGTCGGTGCTCAGATCGATCCGCTGCAGCCACTTCACCTGGGCGACCCCGTACCAACCGGGAACGATGAGGCGGACGGGGAAGCCATGCACGACCGGGAGCGGCTCGCCATTCATCTCGTAGGCGAGGATCGGATTCGTCTCGAGGATCTGTTCGAGCGACATCGAGCGGGCGAAGTTCTGCTCGTACTCATTGCCACGGATCTCCTCGGTACCGACGTCCGTTCCCCAGAAGTGGGCCTCACGGGCCAGCGACGTCGGCCCGGCTTCATCAAGGAGCGGCCGGAGCTCGGTTCCGGTCCAGGTCGCGTTCCCCACCATCCCATGGAAGAGCCCTCGCGCGTTGCCGCCACACTCGAAGACGGTCGTCCGCTCGACCCGAGGGCGGGCGCGGAGCTGCGCGAAAGTGAGGGTAAGGGGGCGGTCGACCAGCCCCGTGACCTGGAGCGAATAGGACGCCTGGGCAATTTCGGGAATGGGGTAATGCGAGACGACGAAATAATCCTCGATCGGGGTCACCCACTCCACGAGGTTCCGAAGGTCCTGGGCGCTGAGGTTCTGGCCCGGATACGTCTCCGTGCCACCGCGCCGCCCCGTGAAAGTGTCCGGAACATCCGTGAAGGGGACGACCATCTCTTGCGCGCGGAACCAGGAGAGGGGAAAGCCCGGAACGGGAGTGACCGCGAGCCCCACGGCGGCCAGCCCCATCGTGCGAATCGCCTCGCGGCGCGTCTGGACTTGCGGGAAGGATGACGACTCGGGAACGGGGCGCATCGGAACCTCCGCGAGGGTGACGTAACGTTGGAACCTCCCAAAGCTACGCGGGGATAGTCGAATGCGCACGACCGGCACCTTGCTGGAGTTGCGCCGTCACACAGCCGCGGGGACCCACGAATGAATGAGTTGCGCGATAGATCGCCCGGGATGCGCGCGGGAGGTCGGCTCGGAACCGTTCTCCTCCTCCTCGCTCCCTGCCTTGCCCTTCCCTTCGAGGGAGAAGGGCAGAACCAGGCCCGAGCGGGGACCGGCGACCCACGGATTGGGCTCCGCGCCGGCTGGATGGACGCGGAAGCGGCGGCCTGGAACATGGAGCTCGTTTCCCACCGAGACCGACCGGAGGGGTTCTTCGACTCGCTCGACCCCGGATCCTTCGACTTCGCGAATTCCGATCTGGCCTTCCGCGGGACCCACGTTTTCGCGGGGAGCTACGCCGGATTCAACGTCTACGACATCGCCAACCCCGCTTCACCGGAGCTCCGGATCTCCGTCGCTTGCCCCGGTGGCCAGGGAGACCTTTCGATCTATGGCGACCTGCTCTTCATGTCCGTCGAGCAGACCCGGGGGCGGGTGGACTGCGGCCTCGAAGGGACCCCGATCGAAATCGATCCCGCGCGATTCCGTGGCGTACGGATCTTCGACGTGAGGGATGTCGAAAGGCCCGTCCAGGTCGCGGCCGTGCAGACCTGCCGCGGGTCCCACACACACACTCTTGTCCCGCACCCGACGAACGACCGCATTCTCTACGTCTACGTCTCGGGGACCTCGACTGCCCGTTCGGGCGAAGAGCTCGCGGGATGCGTCCCCATCACTTCTCCGGACGAACCGAACACCTCTTACTGGAGCATCGGAGTCATTGAAGTCCCGCTCGACGCGCCGGAGGACTCGCGGCTGGTCGCGGAGCCGCGCGTCTTCGCCGACTCCGCGACCGGCTCGATCGCGGGTCTCTGGCCCGGCGGCGATCACGGCCCGGGAACGCAGGTAACCCGCGAAACGATCCAGTGCCACGACATCACCGCTTATCCGGAGATCGGCCTCGCCGCCGGCGCCTGCTCCGGGAACGGGCTCCTATTCGACATTTCGGATCCGCTGAATCCGGTCCGGGTCGACGAAGTGAGCGATACGAATTTCTCCTACTGGCACTCGGCGACGTTCAACAACGACGGGACGAAGGTCATCTTCACGGACGAATGGGGCGGGGGGAGCGCCCCGCGCTGCCAGGCGACGGATCCTCCCACCTGGGGCGCCAACGCAGTCTTCAACGTTGTGAACCGAAAGCTCCTCTTCGCCGGCTATTACAAGCTCCCGGCGCCGCAGACCGAGACCGAAAACTGCGTCGCCCACAACGGCTCGCTCGTGCCCGTGCCCGGGCGGGACATCAAGGTTCAGGCCTGGTACCAGGGGGGGGTGTCCGTCTTCGACTTCACCGACCCCGAGCGTCCCTTCGAGATCGCCTACCTCGACAGAGGCCCCGTGAGCGAGACCGAGCTGATGCTCGGCGGATACTGGTCCACCTACTGGTACAACGGATTCATCTACGGGAGCGAAATCGCGCGCGGCCTCGACGTGCTCCGGCTGGCCCCGGGCGAGTTCCTCACGCAGAACGAGCTGGACGCGGCCAATCTCGTGCGCCAGGACGAGTTCAATCCGCAGAACCAGCCGCACCTGGCCTGGCCCGCCGCCTTCCCGGTCGCCCGGGCGTATCTGGACCAGCTGATTCGCGCGGAAGGAGTGCCGACAGTGCGCGCCGAAGAGATCGCGGCGGAGCTGGCCCGCATCGAAGCGATGGGGGACGGAGAGGCGAAGCGCTCGCAACTCGCGAATCTCGCGATCGGACTCTGGGAGGACGCGCGGCGGGTGGACGAAGGCGCGGTCGAAGGCGACGAGGCGCGGATCCGGGCGCTCGCTGGCGCGATTCTCGACCTCGCCGCGGCTCAGCCCTGAGCGGACAAACGTTCCGCCGGACCGAGCGCACGGAGAAGGCGCGGGAGCGCCTCCCCGAGCCGGCCTTCCACCCGGAGCTCCGCAAGGTCATCTCCCCGCGTCGGCCCGACGTTCAGAATCGCGACGGGAATTCCCCGCTCGGCCGCGCGCAGGACGAAGCGGCGCCCTGAGAACACCGTGAGAGAAGAGCCCGCGACGAGGAGGACCTCCCCCTCGTCGAAGAGCCTCCACGCATCGTTCACCACGGGTCGGGGGACGTTTTCTCCGAAGAAGACGACGTCGGGTTTCAGGATTCCTCCGCACGCCAGACACTCGGGAACCCGAAAGCCGGCATAAGCGCCCTCCGGGATCTCCGCGTCGCCGTCGGGGGCGACGGACGACTCTTCCCAGGCGAAGGTGGGGTTCAGGTCCCGGATGCGGGCCTGCATGCCCCCCCGCCCTTCCGGGGCCCAGCACTCCGTGCATCGCACCCTCGCGACGGAACCGTGCAGCTCGACGACGCGCCGGCTCCCCGCGGCCTGGTGGAGGCCGTCCACGTTCTGCGTGATGATTCCACGGACCGCACCGACTTGCTCGAGGCCCGCGATCGCCTTGTGGGCCCCGTTCGGACGCGCCCGTGAAAAGCGCTGCCAACCGACCGCCCCGCGTGCCCAGTAGCGGG is from Gemmatimonadota bacterium and encodes:
- a CDS encoding sulfite oxidase, whose amino-acid sequence is MRPVPESSSFPQVQTRREAIRTMGLAAVGLAVTPVPGFPLSWFRAQEMVVPFTDVPDTFTGRRGGTETYPGQNLSAQDLRNLVEWVTPIEDYFVVSHYPIPEIAQASYSLQVTGLVDRPLTLTFAQLRARPRVERTTVFECGGNARGLFHGMVGNATWTGTELRPLLDEAGPTSLAREAHFWGTDVGTEEIRGNEYEQNFARSMSLEQILETNPILAYEMNGEPLPVVHGFPVRLIVPGWYGVAQVKWLQRIDLSTDRLMTRFMARDYVTLMGREVDGQTEWVETSVTRQRVKSAIARVTRAGDQFTIFGVAYGDGTPLRSVEVRVDDGSWISAELDRPGDPFTWTFFTARTTGIANGEHTVVSRATDTLGRTQPENLELKRTRWENNELFVRTIAVS
- a CDS encoding phosphoenolpyruvate carboxylase translates to MIDGTAESSPLSQNIHLVGDLLGTAIRERFGDRILGLVEELRLLCRDGEAADSVGREIQDSPARGSPAHPPERAAMRLASLELADLVRLLRAFTSFFHLVNQVEKQEIIRINRSRSRAAGGEAARPESIAEVVRDLAVGGVPFEELVHLLERLDIQPTLTAHPTEVRRRTILDKQRRIAELLGRLRHADVTPDEVGALKDDIYNEILILLATDEIRAEKPEVRDEVLQGLHFLTGVIWDTVPRIHADLRRAVGRHYGQAFLPDLPALLRYRSWMGGDRDGNPLVTAEVTRWTLAAHRRAALERHVLEIEALAEELSLSADQVRVPGQFAESLARDEETVPLPAHLGRRYRSEPFRRKALHVLARLRILIEEMDGSPPATEVSRYAARDFVADLELTRAALVSVGFEAVAHNGRIARVLILARAFGFHLAALDVRQHSDAHERAVTALLAQCGIESDYSRLEEDARVAVLERLLGTPGRLLGPQARPCEEASDLIATLEVVRDAALGEPESVGGWIVSMTHAVSDLLEPMLLAREAGLWSFEDGRVRSKLDFVPLFETIQDLESAPERMEELFTSPLFREQLRARNGLQEVMLGYSDSNKDGGYWMANDALHRAQDALGRVSGKHGVNLRLFHGRGGTVGRGGGRANRAIFAMPPSVHNGRIRFTEQGEVISFRYSLPDIAHRHTEQIVSAMVRTIAPGRVTAEPSESGPRLLGEIARRSMKAYRELIEDPDFWDWYTSVTPIEHISLLPIASRPVSRGTSSRVAFEGLRAIPWVFAWTQVRYGVPGWYGTGAALSGLLEEDPTAVDELRRLYEEWPYLRAVLDNTELEMVRSRLSVAEKYDRLARAPARPQAELPGTRGRIGTAKREVRQTAASSFHLRIMADFDRSRAAILRITGRSALLDSDPVIRRSIQLRNPYTDVLNLIQVELLERWRSRNDDPDLEESLGRALFLSINGIAAAMQSTG
- a CDS encoding lysylphosphatidylglycerol synthase domain-containing protein, which produces MKVQKWAGRWSRWRLQVIPILNLSLFGLAIWMVDRVVGEYPYARILGALREIPIGAMALSLLLTLAGYLALVGYDRVALLRTSHDIPLRRTAIPSFVSIAVSNSAPASVVTAGGLRYRLFRPLGVTGAEAAGMAVFNMVTWLTGISTLAGLVLLIRNRWPSTLAGAAILLAPTTYFLMTHLARGPIRMLRWTIPLPSGAVVRRQFAVSLTDWLLSSAALYVLIRGVAPVSYLGLLSAFFLAQTVTLSVPVPGGIGVFEAVVLLAIPEGETAPPVLAALFAYRVIYYLIPLVMAGALLAARGILESRTSDLPRGDLLARASTVAHTIVAGVTLVAGMVLLTGGAIPVDEVRLAWISGLLPLSVLELSHFLGSVAGAGLLILAWGLQRRIHRAYIMVRSLFGAGIVLALLRSFDLFTATLLCLALLVLLAAGKAFPREASLLREPMDAGWAFALGAVIFLNFFVGLQLQERLGFSGETWWHFALLSHGPRAARAGVGAGVVLLLFVLARVLAQAVQDAPSHAGQSDPGMPL
- a CDS encoding NAD-dependent protein deacetylase, whose protein sequence is MTPRSTTPFAAALDALAERLRERPAVVLSGAGCSTESGIPDYRSPGRPSRTPMRVQEFMGSAEARARYWARGAVGWQRFSRARPNGAHKAIAGLEQVGAVRGIITQNVDGLHQAAGSRRVVELHGSVARVRCTECWAPEGRGGMQARIRDLNPTFAWEESSVAPDGDAEIPEGAYAGFRVPECLACGGILKPDVVFFGENVPRPVVNDAWRLFDEGEVLLVAGSSLTVFSGRRFVLRAAERGIPVAILNVGPTRGDDLAELRVEGRLGEALPRLLRALGPAERLSAQG